The Sphingosinithalassobacter sp. CS137 genome includes a region encoding these proteins:
- a CDS encoding peptidase M61 produces MMRSGRMLLLALLLGLWGAAGAAAEPGPPLFAVTLAPAAPDADGAVRAIDVTLEIDGIAAAAGAPMLRLPIVANTVETAADRIEGLRFRDAQGAFEAPTRDVAQDDANRDRLWLAPRAISGALRVAYRVPIDPARPPLAAPQYELRTEDGTVSGAATAFLLLPRDTVARRVRVRWDLAAMGSGAVGISSFGVGDVETRERYLPERLNGAYYMAGRPGLFRSSDGRFFGAWQGKLPFSGESLMRWAAELQSFYGDFFDERPEQFGVFGRTNRLNPGSGIGLTDSFAFTFNAESTEADLRGLLAHEMLHAWVRSLGETMDAPGGLAASWFGEGLAVHYQRLLPYRAGLISADAFLDDLNATAGRYYTNALIGTPNAEIPGGFWRDTRIRVLPYDRGSLYFAKVDAQIRVASGGARSLDDIVRAMLVARRAGEPMDQALWERLLHAELGDEGLAGFRAMLAGEVVMLPRGAFGPCFRRIERPLRRFELGFDPETLLANPRRVRGLIAGSSAAQAGLREGDEILNRFPQDAMQGDQAAVLTLEIRRNGETRTIAYLPRGEAVLVPQWERTGAPGCDGGTPVG; encoded by the coding sequence ATGATGCGAAGCGGACGAATGCTCCTGTTGGCGCTGTTGCTCGGCTTGTGGGGAGCGGCCGGCGCGGCCGCGGAGCCCGGGCCGCCGCTGTTCGCGGTGACGCTCGCGCCGGCAGCGCCCGATGCCGATGGCGCGGTCCGCGCTATCGACGTGACGCTGGAGATCGACGGGATCGCGGCGGCGGCGGGGGCTCCGATGCTGCGCCTGCCGATCGTCGCCAACACCGTTGAGACCGCGGCCGACCGGATCGAGGGCCTGCGCTTCCGAGACGCGCAGGGCGCCTTCGAGGCACCGACCCGCGACGTCGCGCAGGACGACGCGAACCGCGACCGGCTCTGGCTTGCGCCGCGAGCGATCTCGGGCGCGCTCCGCGTCGCGTATCGCGTTCCGATCGACCCGGCGCGGCCGCCGCTTGCCGCTCCGCAATATGAGCTGCGGACAGAGGACGGCACGGTTTCGGGTGCTGCAACTGCCTTCCTGCTCCTGCCGCGGGATACGGTCGCGCGTCGCGTGCGGGTGCGCTGGGATCTGGCGGCGATGGGAAGCGGCGCGGTCGGCATCTCGAGCTTCGGAGTCGGCGATGTGGAGACGCGCGAGCGCTATCTCCCCGAGCGGTTGAACGGCGCCTATTACATGGCGGGCCGCCCCGGGCTGTTCCGGTCTTCGGACGGACGCTTCTTCGGCGCCTGGCAGGGAAAGCTGCCCTTTTCCGGCGAATCGCTGATGCGCTGGGCGGCCGAGCTCCAGTCCTTCTACGGCGATTTCTTCGACGAGCGACCCGAGCAATTCGGCGTATTCGGCCGCACCAATCGGCTCAATCCGGGAAGCGGCATCGGCCTGACCGACAGTTTCGCCTTCACCTTCAACGCCGAGTCGACCGAGGCGGATCTGCGCGGCCTGCTGGCACATGAGATGCTGCATGCATGGGTGCGCTCGCTGGGCGAGACGATGGACGCGCCGGGCGGGCTGGCTGCGTCCTGGTTCGGCGAAGGCCTGGCGGTGCATTATCAGCGGTTGCTGCCCTATCGCGCCGGGCTGATCTCGGCCGATGCATTCCTCGACGATCTCAACGCGACTGCGGGGCGCTACTATACCAACGCCCTGATCGGCACGCCGAATGCGGAAATCCCCGGCGGTTTCTGGCGCGATACGCGGATCCGCGTGCTGCCCTATGACCGCGGCTCGCTCTATTTCGCGAAAGTCGACGCGCAGATTCGCGTGGCTTCGGGCGGTGCGCGCTCGCTCGATGATATCGTGCGGGCGATGCTGGTGGCGCGCCGTGCCGGAGAGCCGATGGACCAGGCGCTTTGGGAACGGCTGCTCCACGCCGAACTCGGCGACGAAGGCCTAGCCGGCTTTCGCGCCATGCTCGCGGGCGAGGTGGTCATGCTGCCTCGCGGTGCGTTCGGACCGTGCTTCCGGCGCATCGAGCGGCCGCTGCGGCGGTTCGAGCTCGGGTTCGATCCCGAGACGCTTCTGGCGAATCCGCGACGGGTTCGCGGGCTGATCGCAGGGTCCAGCGCTGCGCAAGCCGGCCTGCGCGAAGGCGACGAGATCCTCAATCGCTTTCCGCAGGATGCGATGCAGGGCGATCAGGCGGCGGTGCTCACGCTGGAGATCCGCCGCAACGGCGAAACGCGCACGATCGCCTATCTGCCGCGCGGCGAAGCCGTGCTGGTCCCGCAATGGGAGCGCACCGGGGCGCCCGGTTGCGACGGCGGAACGCCTGTCGGCTAG
- a CDS encoding Lrp/AsnC family transcriptional regulator yields the protein MAAELDRLDLKILDRLQIDASESSSEIADRVGLSQSPCWRRMQRLKDEGYIKEQVAILDREKFGESMYIFAQLKMSRLSDEARDSFIRAIEEIPEITEAYTLFGEMDVMIKVLAPNIGWYQNFTFRTLLRLPGVEDIRSTATLSEMKCTHRLPLPRA from the coding sequence ATGGCCGCTGAACTCGACCGGCTCGATTTGAAGATCCTCGACCGCCTGCAAATCGACGCATCGGAATCGTCGAGCGAGATCGCCGATCGAGTGGGGCTGTCCCAGTCGCCCTGCTGGCGCCGCATGCAGCGGCTGAAGGACGAGGGCTATATCAAGGAACAGGTCGCGATCCTCGACCGCGAGAAGTTCGGCGAGAGCATGTACATCTTCGCCCAGCTGAAGATGTCGCGGCTCAGCGACGAGGCGCGCGATTCGTTCATCCGCGCGATCGAGGAGATTCCGGAGATCACTGAAGCCTATACGTTGTTCGGCGAGATGGACGTGATGATCAAGGTGCTCGCGCCCAACATCGGCTGGTATCAGAATTTCACCTTCCGTACGCTGCTGCGCCTCCCCGGCGTCGAGGACATCCGCTCGACCGCGACGCTTTCGGAAATGAAGTGCACGCATCGTCTTCCGCTTCCGCGCGCATAG
- a CDS encoding ornithine cyclodeaminase family protein gives MRRDELTIFDGAAVRNNLDYRSCIAVVRIAMQALSAGTTRQLLRTMIHMGEGRTFAQMPGALGDADMFGAKIISVFADPDHAGTRRHRGLVLLFEPEEGRPVCIADAEQITHIRTAAATAVATDALAKADAATLLLIGTGGQARTHLHALPLVRTFDRILIWGRDPAKARALAEEARASLGLPAEAAVDLPAAAGQADVICTLTGAREPVLLGEWVRPGTHVNLVGSSGPGPVEVDTALVARARYIADSRASALDAAAEFLVAREEGAVTDAHIVGEIGEVLLGRIEGRRSAEEITLYKSLGHAVQDLAAAAHLYQNCEAI, from the coding sequence GTGCGGCGCGACGAGTTGACGATTTTCGATGGTGCGGCGGTCCGGAACAACCTGGATTATCGCAGCTGCATCGCCGTAGTCCGGATCGCGATGCAGGCGCTGTCCGCCGGAACGACACGCCAGTTGCTCCGCACGATGATCCACATGGGCGAAGGCCGCACCTTCGCACAGATGCCCGGCGCGCTGGGCGACGCCGACATGTTCGGCGCCAAGATAATCAGCGTGTTCGCCGACCCCGATCATGCCGGCACGCGCCGTCATCGGGGGCTCGTCCTGCTGTTCGAGCCGGAGGAGGGCCGCCCGGTTTGCATCGCCGACGCCGAACAGATCACGCACATCCGCACCGCCGCGGCCACTGCGGTCGCCACTGATGCGCTCGCCAAGGCCGACGCCGCGACGCTGCTGCTGATCGGGACCGGCGGCCAGGCGCGCACCCATCTTCATGCGCTGCCGCTGGTCCGCACCTTCGACCGCATCCTGATCTGGGGACGCGACCCGGCGAAGGCGCGGGCGCTCGCCGAAGAGGCGCGCGCATCGCTGGGTCTGCCCGCCGAAGCGGCGGTCGACCTTCCCGCGGCCGCGGGGCAGGCCGACGTGATCTGCACGCTCACCGGAGCGCGCGAGCCGGTGCTGCTGGGCGAGTGGGTGCGGCCGGGCACCCACGTCAATCTGGTCGGATCGAGCGGGCCGGGCCCGGTCGAGGTCGACACCGCGCTGGTGGCGCGCGCACGCTATATCGCCGACAGCCGCGCCTCCGCGCTGGACGCAGCCGCTGAGTTCCTCGTCGCGCGGGAAGAAGGCGCAGTGACCGACGCACACATCGTCGGCGAAATCGGCGAAGTTCTGCTCGGCCGGATCGAGGGACGGCGCAGCGCGGAGGAAATCACGCTCTACAAGTCGCTCGGCCATGCCGTACAGGATCTCGCCGCGGCCGCGCACCTCTATCAGAATTGCGAAGCGATATGA
- a CDS encoding amidohydrolase family protein, translated as MMRPGWRPALALLALSAAAPALAQTERMVVIANGEQVGFLEAERTGETVAVHYDVKNNGRGPTTDETIRLGPEGLPVAWTISGTATFGSEVDERFVAGGGVARWTDSTGSQEAPDGGGRLYIAQNASPWALGLYARALLADADRRIEALPGGALALEPMDPVHLPGGGSYSAYLITGVDLSPEMVLLDADGALFATLSPRGVTVREGHAEAAPELQRIATERTSARFEAIQREVEHRFDAPVRLRDVRVFDPASGMLGEPVSVLVFRDRIAAVEPLDSPTTPGEVVIDGAGGIVVPGLHDMHAHVSLQSALLYIASGVTSVRDMGNDNGFLLDLTRRIDAGEIVGPRIVRNGFLEGRSDYSSRNGIIVDSEAAAVEAVRWYAARGYWQIKIYNSMNPVWVPAIVREARRLGMGVTGHIPAFTNADSMISAGYDEVTHVNQLMLGWVLRPDEDTRTPLRLTAMRRTAGLDFEAPEVRRTIDAMAERDIALDPTAVTLELLMLSRDGAVSPAVASYIDHLPIGLQRRRRQGIAPIESAADDAAYRGAFESIKALLQKLHARGVTLLPGTDDATGLSLHRELQLYGEAGIPPADVLRIATLGAERYLGRDQRLGSVEGGKLADFLLIDGNPLEDLRALHRIRMVAKDGAFYFPSEIWERVGVAPFAAPPEVTLPPAPRPADDEPAAPHDHDGIHR; from the coding sequence ATGATGCGACCGGGATGGCGCCCCGCCCTCGCCCTGCTCGCGCTGTCCGCCGCCGCGCCGGCGCTGGCGCAGACCGAGCGGATGGTGGTGATCGCCAATGGCGAGCAGGTCGGCTTCCTCGAAGCCGAACGGACCGGCGAGACCGTGGCCGTTCACTACGACGTGAAGAACAACGGGCGCGGCCCCACCACCGACGAGACGATCCGGCTCGGTCCGGAGGGGCTGCCGGTGGCGTGGACGATCAGCGGGACCGCAACGTTCGGCAGCGAAGTCGACGAACGCTTCGTCGCCGGCGGCGGAGTGGCGCGCTGGACCGATTCCACCGGAAGCCAGGAAGCGCCCGATGGCGGCGGTCGCCTCTACATCGCGCAGAACGCCAGTCCCTGGGCTTTGGGGCTCTATGCGCGCGCGTTACTGGCCGACGCAGATCGGCGGATCGAGGCACTGCCGGGCGGCGCGCTCGCGCTGGAACCGATGGATCCGGTGCATCTACCCGGCGGCGGCAGCTACTCCGCCTATCTGATCACCGGCGTCGATCTGTCGCCCGAGATGGTGCTGCTCGACGCCGACGGCGCGCTCTTCGCCACGCTCTCGCCGCGCGGCGTAACAGTGCGCGAGGGACATGCCGAGGCGGCACCCGAGCTGCAGCGGATCGCGACGGAGCGGACGAGCGCGCGCTTCGAAGCCATTCAGCGCGAAGTCGAGCATCGCTTCGACGCACCGGTGCGGCTGCGCGACGTGCGGGTGTTCGATCCCGCGTCCGGCATGCTCGGCGAGCCCGTGTCGGTGCTGGTGTTCCGCGATCGGATCGCCGCGGTCGAACCGCTCGACAGTCCGACCACCCCGGGCGAAGTCGTGATCGACGGCGCGGGCGGGATCGTGGTGCCCGGGCTGCACGACATGCACGCCCATGTCTCGCTGCAATCGGCGCTGCTCTACATCGCCTCGGGCGTCACGTCGGTGCGCGACATGGGCAACGACAATGGCTTCCTGCTCGACCTCACGCGGCGGATCGACGCGGGCGAGATCGTCGGCCCGCGGATCGTCCGCAACGGCTTCCTCGAAGGGCGCAGCGACTACAGCTCGCGCAACGGCATCATCGTCGACAGCGAGGCGGCGGCGGTGGAGGCGGTGCGCTGGTACGCCGCGCGCGGCTATTGGCAGATCAAGATCTACAACAGCATGAATCCCGTGTGGGTGCCGGCGATCGTCCGCGAGGCGCGCAGGCTCGGCATGGGCGTGACCGGGCACATCCCCGCCTTCACCAACGCCGACAGCATGATCTCCGCCGGCTATGACGAAGTGACTCACGTCAACCAGCTGATGCTCGGCTGGGTGCTGCGGCCCGACGAAGACACGCGCACGCCGTTGCGCCTCACCGCGATGCGCCGCACCGCCGGGCTAGATTTTGAGGCGCCAGAGGTTCGCCGCACGATCGATGCGATGGCCGAGCGCGACATCGCGCTCGATCCGACCGCAGTGACGCTGGAGCTGCTCATGCTCAGCCGCGACGGAGCGGTCAGTCCGGCCGTCGCCAGCTATATCGACCATTTGCCGATCGGCCTCCAGCGCCGCCGCCGCCAGGGCATCGCGCCGATCGAGAGCGCGGCTGACGACGCGGCCTATCGCGGCGCCTTCGAATCGATCAAGGCGCTGCTGCAAAAGCTCCACGCGCGCGGCGTGACGCTATTGCCCGGTACCGACGACGCGACCGGACTGTCGCTGCACCGCGAACTGCAACTCTATGGCGAGGCCGGCATTCCGCCCGCGGACGTACTGCGCATCGCCACGCTCGGCGCCGAACGCTATCTCGGCCGCGACCAGCGCCTGGGAAGCGTCGAGGGCGGCAAGCTGGCCGACTTTCTGCTGATCGACGGCAATCCGCTCGAAGACCTGCGGGCGCTGCACCGGATCCGCATGGTCGCGAAGGACGGCGCCTTCTACTTCCCCTCGGAAATCTGGGAGCGAGTGGGCGTCGCCCCCTTCGCAGCGCCTCCCGAGGTGACGCTGCCGCCCGCGCCTCGTCCCGCCGATGACGAGCCTGCCGCGCCGCACGATCACGACGGAATTCACCGATAA
- a CDS encoding APC family permease, whose translation MTEPSVPEGDSRLVRGIDLWGVVSLGLGTAVGVSIFSAIAPATALAGPAMLVSVLIAAFPMYLIAISYAFLGSAVPVSGASFVWPSRFLHPALGFFIAWMRIIANMGALVVLALVLVRYLSTVVPLPTRPAMFALLLLALLANLFGVRTAARLQTWLMAFLLLLFLVYVLWGGATAFDPAAFTPLAPEGVSGVLAAAPLLMGLFFGIEAATEAGAEVADSRRTIPLGIAIAIGSATALYLAVGIVTLGVLGPEALATSEAPILDAAQRFMDLLGAPLIVWAAVAAIGTSINAIFTLFSRSLFAMAEAGLMPGALARVHPRWKVPHIALLAVFAIGCVGLFLPMELTFLFLAVNIPNLVKYGSICLAAAQVVRKHPDLYENAGFRFSRRKMLVLAYTGALCAAGLVFVGIEADWRPYALLIGWGLLGALYYFFRRR comes from the coding sequence ATGACTGAGCCCAGCGTGCCCGAAGGCGATTCGCGGCTGGTTCGGGGCATTGATCTGTGGGGGGTCGTGTCGCTGGGGCTCGGCACCGCGGTCGGCGTTTCGATCTTCTCGGCGATCGCGCCCGCGACCGCGCTCGCGGGCCCGGCGATGCTGGTTTCGGTGCTGATCGCGGCCTTTCCGATGTATCTGATCGCGATCAGCTATGCCTTCCTCGGCTCGGCGGTGCCGGTTTCGGGCGCGTCGTTCGTATGGCCGTCGCGGTTCCTGCATCCCGCGCTCGGCTTCTTCATCGCCTGGATGCGGATCATCGCGAACATGGGCGCGCTGGTCGTGCTCGCGCTGGTGCTGGTGCGCTATCTGTCGACGGTCGTGCCGCTGCCCACACGCCCGGCGATGTTCGCGCTGCTGCTGCTGGCGCTGCTCGCCAACCTGTTCGGAGTGCGGACCGCGGCGCGCCTCCAGACGTGGCTGATGGCGTTTCTGCTGCTGCTGTTCCTCGTCTATGTCCTGTGGGGCGGCGCGACTGCGTTCGATCCGGCTGCGTTCACGCCGCTCGCGCCCGAGGGCGTTTCGGGCGTGCTCGCCGCCGCGCCGTTGCTGATGGGCCTGTTCTTCGGCATCGAGGCGGCAACCGAGGCGGGCGCCGAAGTCGCCGACAGCCGGCGCACGATCCCGCTGGGAATCGCGATCGCGATCGGCTCGGCTACGGCGCTGTACCTTGCGGTGGGAATCGTCACGCTGGGCGTGCTCGGTCCCGAGGCGCTGGCGACGAGCGAGGCGCCGATCCTCGATGCGGCGCAGCGGTTCATGGATCTGCTCGGCGCGCCGCTGATCGTCTGGGCGGCGGTGGCCGCGATCGGCACCAGCATCAATGCGATCTTCACCCTATTCAGCCGCAGCCTCTTCGCGATGGCCGAGGCCGGGCTGATGCCCGGCGCGCTCGCCCGCGTGCATCCGCGCTGGAAAGTGCCGCACATCGCGCTGCTTGCCGTCTTCGCGATCGGCTGCGTCGGGCTGTTCCTGCCGATGGAGCTGACTTTTCTGTTTCTCGCCGTGAACATCCCCAACCTGGTGAAATACGGCAGCATCTGTCTTGCCGCCGCGCAGGTCGTGCGGAAGCATCCGGATCTCTACGAGAATGCCGGTTTCCGTTTCTCGCGGCGCAAGATGCTCGTCCTCGCCTATACCGGGGCGCTTTGTGCGGCCGGGCTGGTGTTCGTCGGGATCGAGGCAGACTGGCGGCCCTATGCGCTGCTGATCGGCTGGGGCCTGTTGGGCGCCCTCTATTACTTCTTCCGCAGGCGGTGA
- a CDS encoding S10 family serine carboxypeptidase-like protein, with amino-acid sequence MNGGGRAKPGFWLPLLAIALAAAPAAAQTQPLVRSDRSVATGQGPVTATTEMGLVAIESAPGVRDATAGYLSYSLADAPSERPVLFIFNGGPGASASYLHMGALGPVRARVPQDPRAPLPDAAAIENDPQTLLDLADLVFIDPPGTGFSERAPDADSSFYNSVSGDADAAAQLVAQWLDAHGRATAPVFLLGESYGTIRAVAMLDALAERRPELRVEGVVLLGQALNMIETSQRPDNILSYAVSLPSLAAIACYHGKAVQPCEPGAISRTAARFAGTDYLRALFQGSAIAADDKRRMAERLEQLSGISADYYLANDLRISKERFRVELLRDEGLVVGRYDARYVAPRPADAGAVVGPDAFSAVSALYEGAMRAYLARDLGLADADAYVIAIPEGSWAYGGGDTPFADWPFMESVERAMAREPALRLFVGTGIFDLTTTIGAADYLIAQSSIAPDRYRLERYPAGHVAYSDDASWRKLVGDLRSFLTAAAPHD; translated from the coding sequence ATGAACGGCGGCGGACGCGCGAAACCGGGCTTCTGGCTCCCGCTGTTGGCGATTGCGCTTGCCGCCGCCCCCGCTGCCGCGCAGACCCAGCCGCTCGTCCGATCCGATCGGTCGGTCGCGACCGGGCAGGGGCCGGTGACGGCGACGACCGAGATGGGGCTGGTGGCGATCGAAAGCGCGCCGGGCGTTCGCGACGCGACCGCCGGCTATCTTTCCTACAGCCTCGCCGACGCGCCTTCCGAGCGGCCGGTGCTGTTCATCTTCAACGGCGGCCCCGGTGCGTCGGCCTCCTATCTGCATATGGGCGCGCTGGGTCCGGTTCGTGCCCGGGTGCCGCAGGATCCGCGGGCGCCGCTGCCCGATGCCGCGGCGATCGAAAACGATCCGCAGACGCTGCTCGACCTCGCCGATCTGGTGTTCATCGACCCGCCCGGCACCGGCTTTTCCGAGCGGGCGCCGGATGCGGACAGCAGCTTCTACAATTCGGTATCGGGCGATGCCGACGCCGCGGCCCAGCTGGTCGCGCAGTGGCTCGATGCGCATGGCCGCGCCACGGCACCGGTCTTCCTGCTCGGTGAAAGCTATGGCACGATCCGTGCCGTCGCGATGCTCGATGCGCTGGCGGAGCGCCGACCCGAATTGCGAGTGGAAGGCGTGGTGCTGCTCGGTCAGGCGCTGAACATGATCGAAACCTCGCAGCGGCCCGACAACATCCTGAGCTATGCCGTCTCGCTGCCCAGCCTGGCGGCGATCGCCTGCTATCACGGCAAGGCCGTGCAGCCGTGCGAGCCCGGTGCGATCAGCCGCACGGCCGCCCGGTTCGCCGGTACCGACTATCTGCGCGCGCTGTTCCAGGGGAGCGCGATCGCCGCCGACGATAAGCGCCGCATGGCGGAACGGCTCGAGCAACTGAGCGGCATTTCGGCGGACTATTATCTCGCCAATGATCTGCGGATCAGCAAGGAGCGGTTCCGCGTCGAGCTGCTGCGCGACGAAGGTCTCGTCGTCGGCCGCTACGACGCGCGCTATGTGGCGCCGCGCCCCGCCGATGCCGGCGCCGTGGTCGGCCCCGACGCCTTCTCGGCGGTTTCCGCGCTCTACGAAGGGGCGATGCGCGCCTATCTAGCCCGCGATCTGGGGCTAGCCGATGCCGATGCCTATGTGATCGCCATTCCCGAAGGCAGTTGGGCCTATGGCGGCGGCGACACGCCTTTTGCCGACTGGCCGTTCATGGAGAGCGTCGAACGCGCGATGGCGCGCGAGCCGGCTCTGCGGCTGTTCGTCGGCACCGGCATCTTCGATCTGACGACGACGATCGGCGCGGCGGACTATCTGATCGCCCAGTCGAGCATCGCGCCCGACCGGTACCGGCTCGAACGCTATCCCGCGGGCCACGTCGCCTATTCGGACGACGCGAGCTGGCGCAAGCTGGTCGGCGACCTGCGTTCGTTCCTGACTGCTGCTGCACCGCATGACTGA
- a CDS encoding pyridoxal phosphate-dependent aminotransferase: protein MAQGHESPGRASYAQWVRRVIARVRSDRQLLVSLFESSVPEPTGLMRELLLEGFGEPITSRYTSAFSDGNPFVVQHLADRYGLTSEHILCTTGATGALSLLYRALVKPGERVLIENPCFDVFHTLAHAHGLGVDRFERRGEGFTIDPDEVAAAIGPKTRVVVLSNLHNPSGMPVSTETLTAIGRIAEARGFTVIVDEVYGRYADVETRPGPAAHLSPSIISVNSLTKIFGLSTLRCGWIVGDPSVMRTVRALHDEVEFGISNLAHAMAALVLERSDRFLRYSNEVLQKARPIIDAYHAHWVDRGLVSGALPAAGCVAFPRLVGIDDTIAFSEWLADRGGVVVAPGEYFGRAGHIRLGFGIAPGKLDYGLQALTDGLTSWHELPPARREVPAAAK, encoded by the coding sequence ATGGCGCAGGGTCACGAGAGCCCCGGACGCGCTTCGTACGCGCAATGGGTGCGACGGGTGATCGCCCGCGTGCGCTCGGACCGGCAGCTGCTGGTGAGCCTGTTCGAAAGCTCGGTTCCCGAGCCGACTGGGCTGATGCGCGAGCTGCTGCTGGAAGGCTTCGGCGAGCCGATCACGTCGCGCTACACCAGCGCCTTTTCGGACGGCAATCCGTTCGTCGTACAGCATCTGGCCGACCGCTATGGCCTCACGTCCGAGCATATCCTGTGCACGACCGGGGCGACCGGCGCATTGTCGCTGCTATACCGCGCGCTCGTGAAGCCGGGCGAGCGGGTCCTGATCGAAAATCCCTGCTTCGACGTATTCCACACGCTTGCCCATGCGCATGGGCTGGGCGTCGACCGCTTCGAACGGCGCGGCGAGGGCTTCACGATCGATCCCGACGAAGTGGCGGCGGCGATCGGGCCCAAGACCCGCGTGGTCGTGCTGTCGAATCTCCACAATCCCTCGGGTATGCCGGTTTCCACCGAGACGCTGACGGCGATCGGCCGGATCGCCGAAGCACGCGGGTTTACGGTGATCGTCGATGAAGTCTACGGCCGCTATGCGGACGTGGAGACGCGGCCCGGGCCCGCCGCGCATCTGTCGCCCAGCATCATCTCGGTCAACAGCCTGACCAAGATTTTCGGGCTCAGTACGTTGCGCTGCGGCTGGATCGTCGGCGATCCGTCGGTGATGCGGACGGTTCGCGCGCTGCACGATGAGGTCGAGTTCGGCATTTCCAATCTGGCGCATGCGATGGCGGCGCTGGTGCTCGAGCGCAGCGACCGCTTCCTGCGCTACTCGAACGAGGTGCTCCAGAAGGCGCGGCCGATCATCGACGCGTACCACGCGCACTGGGTCGATCGGGGCCTCGTTTCGGGCGCGCTTCCGGCGGCGGGCTGCGTGGCGTTTCCGCGTCTCGTGGGGATCGACGATACGATCGCCTTTTCGGAATGGCTTGCCGATCGCGGCGGCGTCGTGGTGGCGCCGGGCGAGTATTTCGGGCGGGCGGGGCATATTCGCCTCGGCTTCGGAATCGCGCCCGGAAAGCTCGATTACGGGCTACAGGCGCTTACCGACGGGTTGACGAGTTGGCACGAGCTGCCGCCCGCGCGCAGGGAAGTCCCCGCAGCGGCGAAATGA